One region of Populus trichocarpa isolate Nisqually-1 chromosome 4, P.trichocarpa_v4.1, whole genome shotgun sequence genomic DNA includes:
- the LOC7477427 gene encoding protein ABA DEFICIENT 4, chloroplastic isoform X2 yields the protein MDKTGLTSSQIASSVFTLGTAAVLPFYTLMVVAPKAEVTRKSMESSIPYIVLGLLYAFLLYLSWTPDTMRLMFASQYWLPELPGIAKMFSNEMTLASAWIHLLAVDLFAARQVFNDGLENEVETRHSVSLCLLFCPIGIATHCITKALTKGSGTTTHDM from the exons ATGGACAAAACAG GGTTGACAAGTTCTCAGATTGCGAGCAGTGTTTTTACTTTGGGAACAGCAGCTGTTCTCCCATTTTACACGCTCATGGTTGTAGCTCCTAAAGCTGAAGTG ACCAGAAAGTCTATGGAAAGTAGCATTCCATATATTGTGCTTGGACTTCTGTATGCATTTCTATTATACCTCTCTTGGACACCTGACACAATGCGTCTAATGTTTGCGAGTCAATACTGGTTACCAGAG CTGCCTGGTATAGCGAAGATGTTCTCCAATGAGATGACATTAGCTTCAGCATGGATTCATTTGTTAGCTGTAGACCTCTTTGCTGCAAG GCAGGTATTTAATGATGGACTAGAAAATGAAGTTGAGACTCGACATTCGGTTTCTCTTTGCCTGCTCTTTTGTCCGATTGGAATCGCCACTCATTGCATCACTAAAGCACTAACCAAAGGTTCTGGAACTACCACGCATGACATGTAA
- the LOC7456825 gene encoding transcription factor BEE 1 gives MAEFAEYLQRFGASQPLTEMMDMNMEMLKHLPELNPSILENFSITHDFSADSFFAHQQPEFPATYNHNNLSSTSHPHILSTAPLVHSVSLNQNVFHERKKPKAMEQSTGSSKNVSPTASINITEIKNNLGRGKKGKNKEKEGDKSKEVIHVRAKRGQATDSHSIAERIRREKINNKLRCLQDIVPGCHKSMGMAVMLEEIINYVHSLQNQVEFLSMELAAASCSNDLKNLTESSKKAQGTNSTDDAQETQKWSRERYGEITCFHSTWSI, from the exons ATGGCTGAGTTTGCAGAATATCTGCAGAGGTTTGGGGCATCTCAACCTTTGACAGAGATGATGGACATGAACATGGAAATGCTCAAGCATCTTCCAGAACTGAATCCAAGCATCTTGGAGAATTTCAGCATCACTCATGACTTCTCAGCAGACTCTTTCTTCGCCCACCAACAACCTGAATTTCCTGCAACATATAATCACAACAACCTTTCAAGTACTTCCCATCCTCACATCTTGAGTACAGCACCACTTGTTCATTCTGTCAGCTTGAATCAAAATGTTTTCCATGAAAGGAAGAAGCCAAAAGCAATGGAACAATCAACCGGCAGCTCCAAGAACGTTTCTCCTACAGCCTCTATAAACATCACAGAGATAAAGAAT AACTTAGGAAGAGGTAAGAAAGGCAAAAACAAGGAGAAAGAAGGGGACAAATCAAAGGAAGTTATTCATGTTAGAGCTAAGAGAGGCCAGGCAACAGACAGTCACAGTATAGCAGAAAGG ataagaagagagaaaatcaataacaaattaAGATGCTTGCAAGACATTGTTCCTGGATGCCACAAG TCAATGGGGATGGCAGTTATGCTAGAGGAGATAATCAATTATGTACACTCATTGCAGAATCAAGTTGAG TTTCTCTCCATGGAGCTTGCCGCTGCCAGTTGTTCTAATGACCTGAAAAATCTCACAGAATCTTCCAAGAAGGCTCAG GGAACAAATTCAACTGATGATGCACAGGAGACACAGAAATGGTCAAGAGAAAGATATGGAGAAATCACTTGCTTCCACTCTACATGGTCCATTTGA
- the LOC7477427 gene encoding protein ABA DEFICIENT 4, chloroplastic isoform X1 has protein sequence MAFSSCFCYPQFSLKNDCSGLTIRSHHIVGKDRKLFSSLRSNSIELFGQRVARVGADLHRDWNFLGGSRIIVHPKLTNFLVYRKSSGVNASWLTSSQIASSVFTLGTAAVLPFYTLMVVAPKAEVTRKSMESSIPYIVLGLLYAFLLYLSWTPDTMRLMFASQYWLPELPGIAKMFSNEMTLASAWIHLLAVDLFAARQVFNDGLENEVETRHSVSLCLLFCPIGIATHCITKALTKGSGTTTHDM, from the exons ATGGCCTTCTCTTCCTGCTTTTGCTATCCTCAATTCTCACTCAAG AATGATTGCTCAGGGCTGACTATAAGATCTCATCACATTGTTGGGAAAGATCGAAAGTTGTTTTCTTCACTCAGAAGTAACAGCATCGAACTTTTTGGCCAACGGGTTGCAAGAGTGGGAGCTGACTTACACAGAGACTGGAATTTTCTTGGAGGTTCAAGAATTATCGTTCATCCAAAACTAACAAATTTCCTTGTCTATCGAAAAAGCTCAGGAGTAAATGCATCAt GGTTGACAAGTTCTCAGATTGCGAGCAGTGTTTTTACTTTGGGAACAGCAGCTGTTCTCCCATTTTACACGCTCATGGTTGTAGCTCCTAAAGCTGAAGTG ACCAGAAAGTCTATGGAAAGTAGCATTCCATATATTGTGCTTGGACTTCTGTATGCATTTCTATTATACCTCTCTTGGACACCTGACACAATGCGTCTAATGTTTGCGAGTCAATACTGGTTACCAGAG CTGCCTGGTATAGCGAAGATGTTCTCCAATGAGATGACATTAGCTTCAGCATGGATTCATTTGTTAGCTGTAGACCTCTTTGCTGCAAG GCAGGTATTTAATGATGGACTAGAAAATGAAGTTGAGACTCGACATTCGGTTTCTCTTTGCCTGCTCTTTTGTCCGATTGGAATCGCCACTCATTGCATCACTAAAGCACTAACCAAAGGTTCTGGAACTACCACGCATGACATGTAA